From the Phoenix dactylifera cultivar Barhee BC4 chromosome 10, palm_55x_up_171113_PBpolish2nd_filt_p, whole genome shotgun sequence genome, one window contains:
- the LOC103719973 gene encoding dirigent protein 22-like: MGKLFSIAILLLLFSTITPSSAKDGEHYSFLQSQKPATPPVRQKLSHLRLFLHDVVSGPDPSTVRVAQAASANKSATSFGTLVMIDDALTVGPEATSKLVGRAQGFYCFASKEEAGLLMSMNFAFTDGKYNGSTVTILGRYTALSKVREMPVIGGSGLFRLAQGYAQARTHTFNLKTGDAVVEYNVFVMHY; the protein is encoded by the coding sequence ATGGGCAAACTCTTTTCGATCGCCATTCTTCTTCTCTTATTCAGCACCATCACTCCCTCCTCAGCCAAGGATGGAGAACACTACAGTTTCCTCCAGAGTCAAAAGCCGGCGACGCCGCCGGTGCGCCAGAAGCTGAGCCACCTGCGGCTATTCTTGCACGACGTCGTGAGCGGGCCGGATCCGAGCACCGTCAGGGTGGCCCAGGCGGCCTCGGCCAACAAGTCGGCGACCTCGTTCGGCACGTTGGTCATGATCGACGACGCGCTGACCGTTGGCCCTGAGGCCACTTCAAAGCTAGTGGGCCGGGCCCAGGGTTTCTATTGTTTCGCGTCCAAGGAGGAGGCGGGCCTGCTGATGTCCATGAACTTTGCCTTCACCGACGGCAAGTACAATGGTAGCACGGTTACCATATTGGGCCGGTATACGGCATTGTCGAAGGTGAGGGAGATGCCGGTGATCGGGGGAAGTGGGCTTTTTCGGTTGGCCCAGGGTTATGCCCAGGCCCGGACGCACACCTTCAATCTTAAGACTGGTGATGCTGTGGTGGAGTACAATGTTTTCGTCATGCACTACTGA